In one window of Streptomyces sp. NBC_00193 DNA:
- a CDS encoding FAD-dependent oxidoreductase codes for MTEAADTARTVILTVDDDPGVSRAIARDLRRRYGSGYRIVRAESGESALEALRELKLRGDLVAVILADYRMPQMNGIEFLEEALTVYPGARRVLLTAYADTNAAIDAINVVDLDHYLLKPWDPPEEKLYPVVDDLLTAWRTGDHRPVPATKVVGHRWSAPSSAVREFLARNQVPYRWYSCEEPEGQRLLRAAGVDGQRLPVVITPGGTVLVEPAAPDLAAHVGLATTPTADFYDLVVIGGGPAGLGSALYGASEGLRTVLVERSATGGQAGQSSRIENYLGFPDGVSGAQLTERARRQAGRFGAEILTAREVTGLEVNGAARVVRFSDGSAIGAQSIILATGVSYRQLGAPGCDGLTGRGVYYGSSLTEASSCLEQDVYVVGGANSAGQAAMYLARGAKSVTVLVRGESLAASMSYYLIQQIEEMPNITVRTRTTVESAHGEGHLEQLTLRDVDTGATELVDTQWMFVFIGAAPLTDWLDGTVLRDDHGFILAGPDLTPDGRPPAEWELDRPPYHLETSVPGVFVAGDARARSAKRVASAVGEGAMAVMLVHRYLEES; via the coding sequence ATGACAGAGGCCGCCGACACGGCGAGGACCGTGATCCTGACCGTGGACGACGATCCGGGAGTGTCCCGGGCCATCGCCCGCGACCTGCGCCGACGCTACGGCTCCGGCTACCGGATCGTGCGCGCCGAATCCGGCGAATCCGCACTGGAGGCGCTGCGCGAGCTGAAGCTCCGCGGCGACCTGGTGGCCGTGATCCTCGCCGACTACCGCATGCCGCAGATGAACGGCATCGAGTTCCTCGAAGAGGCCCTCACCGTGTACCCGGGCGCGCGCCGCGTCCTGCTCACCGCCTACGCCGACACCAACGCGGCGATCGACGCGATCAACGTCGTCGACCTCGACCACTACCTCCTCAAACCGTGGGACCCGCCCGAGGAGAAGCTCTACCCGGTCGTCGACGACCTCCTCACCGCCTGGCGCACCGGCGACCACCGGCCCGTGCCCGCCACCAAAGTCGTCGGACACCGCTGGTCGGCCCCCTCGTCGGCCGTGCGGGAGTTCCTGGCCCGCAACCAGGTCCCGTACCGCTGGTACTCCTGCGAGGAGCCGGAGGGACAGCGGCTGCTCCGCGCGGCCGGCGTCGACGGACAGCGGCTGCCCGTGGTGATCACCCCCGGCGGCACCGTGCTGGTCGAACCGGCGGCACCCGACCTGGCCGCCCACGTGGGGCTCGCGACCACACCGACCGCCGACTTCTACGACCTCGTCGTGATCGGCGGAGGCCCGGCCGGCCTCGGCTCCGCGCTGTACGGGGCCTCCGAGGGGCTGCGCACCGTACTGGTCGAGCGGTCGGCGACCGGCGGACAGGCCGGCCAGAGCTCCCGCATCGAGAACTACCTCGGCTTCCCCGACGGAGTGTCCGGCGCCCAGCTCACCGAACGCGCCCGCCGCCAGGCGGGCCGGTTCGGCGCCGAGATCCTGACCGCACGCGAGGTCACCGGACTGGAGGTGAACGGCGCGGCGCGCGTCGTCCGCTTCTCCGACGGCTCGGCGATCGGCGCGCAGAGCATCATCCTGGCCACCGGAGTCTCCTACCGGCAGCTCGGGGCGCCGGGCTGCGACGGCCTCACCGGCCGCGGCGTGTACTACGGCTCCTCGCTCACCGAGGCCTCCTCCTGCCTGGAACAGGACGTGTACGTCGTCGGCGGCGCCAACTCCGCCGGACAGGCGGCCATGTACCTCGCCCGCGGTGCGAAATCGGTGACCGTCCTGGTGCGCGGGGAGTCCCTGGCCGCATCCATGTCGTACTACCTGATCCAGCAGATCGAGGAGATGCCGAACATCACGGTGCGCACCCGCACCACCGTCGAGTCGGCGCACGGTGAAGGCCACCTGGAGCAGCTCACGCTGCGCGACGTGGACACCGGCGCGACCGAACTCGTCGACACCCAGTGGATGTTCGTCTTCATCGGCGCGGCCCCGCTCACCGACTGGCTGGACGGTACGGTGCTGCGCGACGACCACGGCTTCATCCTGGCCGGGCCGGACCTCACCCCGGACGGGCGGCCCCCGGCCGAGTGGGAGCTGGACCGGCCGCCCTACCACCTGGAGACCAGCGTGCCCGGCGTGTTCGTGGCGGGCGACGCGCGCGCCCGGTCGGCGAAGCGGGTCGCGTCCGCCGTCGGAGAGGGAGCCATGGCCGTGATGCTCGTCCACCGGTACCTGGAGGAGTCGTGA
- the cynS gene encoding cyanase, with the protein MVHAQFDNTARQALAVKAVDAKIREDLTWQRIADAAGLSVAFVTAAVLGQHPLPRASAEAVAGLLGLDADDAVLLQTIPTRGSVPGGVPTDPTIYRFYEMLQVYGTTLKALVHEQLGDGIVSAINFKLDVKKVADPDGGERAVITLDGKYLPTKPF; encoded by the coding sequence ATGGTGCACGCCCAGTTCGACAACACCGCCCGTCAGGCCCTGGCCGTCAAGGCCGTGGACGCCAAGATCCGCGAGGACCTGACCTGGCAGCGGATCGCGGATGCCGCCGGCCTGTCGGTCGCCTTCGTCACCGCGGCCGTGCTCGGCCAGCACCCGCTGCCCCGGGCCTCGGCCGAGGCCGTGGCCGGCCTGCTGGGTCTGGACGCCGACGACGCGGTGCTGCTGCAGACCATCCCGACCCGCGGCTCGGTCCCCGGCGGCGTCCCCACCGACCCGACGATCTACCGCTTCTACGAGATGCTCCAGGTCTACGGCACCACACTGAAGGCCCTGGTCCATGAGCAGCTCGGCGACGGGATCGTCTCCGCGATCAACTTCAAGCTCGACGTGAAGAAGGTCGCCGACCCCGACGGCGGCGAGCGCGCGGTCATCACCCTGGACGGCAAGTACCTGCCGACCAAGCCCTTCTGA
- a CDS encoding MFS transporter — protein sequence MKDTIAQVRSYDGSVQLLMVNQFTINLGFYMLMPYLATYLAGPLGLAGWLVGLILGVRNFSQQGMFLIGGTLADRLGYKPMIIAGLVLRTAGFATLGLVESVPALLAASAATGLAGALFNPASRAYLAAGAGERRVEAFALFNVFYQAGILLGPLVGLILTGVDFSVTCLVAAGIFAILSVIQIRALPARRPDHPGTSDGVREGVLEQWRGIFSNRPFLLFSLAMVGSYVMSFQVYLSLPLEVRRLGGEGRFGTAAVAVLFAVSGLSTIVFQTRITAWCKARMEPGRALTLGVLAMGAAFVPLLLASAVPVPDGGAGLWVLAGLPPALSALLLALGTMIAYPFEMDTIVRLAGDRLVATHYGLYNTICGIGITVGNLLTGIALDAARNAEVPALPWVALGLLGLACAAALCTLHRTGRLSPSQAEGGRQAVTA from the coding sequence ATCAACCTCGGCTTCTACATGCTGATGCCCTACCTGGCCACCTACCTGGCCGGGCCGCTCGGCCTGGCCGGCTGGCTGGTCGGACTGATCCTCGGCGTACGCAACTTCAGCCAGCAGGGCATGTTCCTCATCGGCGGGACACTGGCCGACCGCCTCGGCTACAAGCCCATGATCATCGCCGGGCTCGTGCTGCGCACCGCCGGCTTCGCGACCCTCGGGCTGGTGGAGTCCGTCCCCGCCCTGCTGGCCGCGTCCGCCGCGACCGGGCTGGCCGGCGCCCTCTTCAACCCCGCTTCCCGTGCCTACCTGGCCGCCGGCGCAGGCGAGCGCCGCGTGGAGGCCTTCGCCCTGTTCAACGTCTTCTACCAAGCAGGCATCCTGCTCGGCCCGCTGGTCGGCCTGATTCTGACCGGCGTCGATTTCAGCGTCACCTGCCTGGTGGCCGCAGGGATCTTCGCGATCCTGAGCGTCATCCAGATCAGGGCACTGCCCGCCCGGCGCCCCGATCACCCGGGCACCTCGGACGGGGTCCGCGAGGGTGTCCTGGAGCAGTGGCGGGGGATCTTCTCCAACCGTCCGTTCCTGCTGTTCTCGCTCGCCATGGTCGGCTCGTACGTCATGTCCTTCCAGGTCTACCTGTCCCTGCCGCTGGAGGTCAGGCGCCTGGGTGGTGAAGGACGGTTCGGGACAGCCGCCGTGGCGGTCCTCTTCGCGGTCTCCGGACTGAGCACGATCGTCTTCCAGACCCGAATCACTGCATGGTGCAAGGCCCGGATGGAGCCGGGCCGGGCGCTCACCTTGGGGGTGCTGGCGATGGGGGCGGCATTCGTCCCCCTGCTCCTGGCCTCGGCCGTGCCGGTACCGGACGGCGGGGCGGGCCTGTGGGTCCTGGCCGGGCTGCCGCCGGCGCTCTCGGCACTCCTGCTGGCGCTCGGCACGATGATCGCCTACCCCTTCGAGATGGACACCATCGTCCGCCTCGCGGGCGACCGACTCGTGGCCACCCACTACGGCCTCTACAACACCATCTGCGGAATCGGCATCACGGTCGGCAACCTGCTCACCGGCATCGCACTGGACGCCGCACGCAACGCCGAAGTGCCGGCACTGCCGTGGGTGGCCCTGGGGCTACTCGGCCTGGCCTGCGCGGCGGCGCTCTGCACACTGCACCGTACGGGCCGACTGTCACCCTCGCAGGCCGAAGGAGGACGTCAGGCCGTGACCGCCTGA
- a CDS encoding UBP-type zinc finger domain-containing protein — protein sequence MTAIDGVDPSVPPSGSGCVECDAVGGWWFHLRRCAQCGHIGCCDSSPAQHATAHWKATGHPLVQSYEPGEDWFWDYATNELYETGPELTPPSGHPSDQPAPGPADRLPEDWSRRLHR from the coding sequence ATGACCGCCATCGACGGAGTCGACCCGAGCGTCCCGCCCAGCGGCAGCGGCTGCGTCGAATGCGATGCCGTGGGCGGCTGGTGGTTCCACCTGCGGCGCTGCGCCCAGTGCGGCCACATCGGCTGCTGCGACTCCTCGCCGGCCCAGCACGCCACCGCCCACTGGAAGGCGACCGGCCATCCCCTGGTGCAGAGCTACGAACCGGGTGAGGACTGGTTCTGGGACTACGCGACGAACGAGCTGTACGAGACCGGCCCCGAGCTGACCCCGCCGTCCGGCCACCCGTCCGACCAGCCGGCCCCGGGTCCGGCGGACCGGCTCCCCGAGGACTGGAGCCGACGGCTCCACCGCTGA
- a CDS encoding ATP-binding protein, translated as MSGQAMPCSPEEIGSLFLFEKLTPEQLGRLCAEGRIERFDTGPVYAEGAPATCFYVMIEGTVVLSRRVGGDEVEVGRTSQRGVYAGAMQAYLGDRVPQTYNNSMRVTEPTRFFVLPAQSFSDVMREWFPMAAHLLEGLFFGARSTQQVIGQRERLLALGSLSAGLTHELNNPAAAAVRATATLRERVGKMRHKLAHISQGNYPREAIAELIEIQERTVERVGKAPVLSPLEASDREDEIADWLEDHGFPEGWRIAPVFVQAGLDTDWLEQVAARVAEDLLPSALGWLNYTVETELLMDEIDDSTTRISHLVDAAKQYSQLDRAPHRVVDVHELLDSTLLMLSGKIGPRIRVVKEYDRSVPDVPAYPAELNQVWTNLIDNAVFAIGSTGREGTVTVRTAREGERLLVEFRDTGPGIPSEIRSRIFDPFFTTKPVGEGTGLGLDISWRIVVNKHHGSLQVESVPGDTRFQVLLPLTAPEPEPEPEPEPESESETASASASVPEPSEEPA; from the coding sequence GTGAGCGGGCAGGCGATGCCGTGCTCCCCGGAGGAGATCGGCTCGCTCTTCCTGTTCGAGAAGCTCACCCCGGAGCAGCTCGGGCGGCTGTGCGCCGAGGGCCGCATCGAGCGGTTCGACACCGGCCCCGTGTACGCCGAGGGCGCCCCCGCCACCTGCTTCTACGTGATGATCGAGGGCACCGTGGTGCTGTCCCGCCGGGTCGGCGGTGACGAGGTGGAGGTCGGCCGGACCTCCCAGCGCGGGGTGTACGCGGGGGCCATGCAGGCCTACCTGGGCGACCGGGTCCCGCAGACGTACAACAACTCGATGCGGGTGACCGAGCCGACACGGTTCTTCGTCCTGCCCGCGCAGTCCTTCTCGGACGTCATGCGGGAATGGTTCCCGATGGCCGCGCACCTACTGGAGGGGCTCTTCTTCGGCGCCAGGAGCACCCAACAGGTCATCGGCCAGCGCGAACGGCTCCTCGCCCTCGGCTCCTTGTCGGCAGGACTCACCCACGAGCTCAACAACCCGGCCGCGGCAGCCGTCCGGGCCACCGCCACCCTGCGCGAACGCGTCGGCAAGATGCGGCACAAGCTGGCCCACATCTCCCAGGGCAACTACCCGCGAGAGGCCATCGCCGAGCTCATCGAGATCCAGGAACGCACCGTCGAACGGGTCGGGAAGGCCCCGGTGCTGAGCCCTCTGGAGGCTTCCGACCGGGAGGACGAGATCGCCGACTGGCTGGAGGACCACGGCTTCCCCGAGGGCTGGCGCATCGCACCGGTCTTCGTCCAGGCAGGCCTGGACACCGACTGGCTGGAGCAGGTCGCGGCGCGCGTGGCCGAGGACCTGCTGCCGTCGGCGCTCGGCTGGCTCAACTACACGGTCGAGACCGAGTTGTTGATGGACGAGATCGACGACTCCACCACCCGCATCTCGCACCTCGTGGACGCCGCCAAGCAGTACTCGCAGCTCGACCGCGCACCGCACCGGGTCGTCGACGTCCACGAACTCCTCGACAGCACCTTGCTGATGCTCTCCGGCAAGATCGGCCCCCGGATCCGGGTGGTCAAGGAGTACGACCGCTCCGTGCCGGACGTACCGGCCTACCCCGCGGAACTGAACCAGGTGTGGACCAACCTCATCGACAACGCGGTCTTCGCCATCGGGAGCACGGGCCGCGAGGGCACCGTGACGGTCCGCACGGCACGCGAGGGCGAACGGCTGCTCGTGGAGTTCCGCGACACGGGGCCCGGCATTCCGTCCGAGATCCGCAGCCGCATCTTCGACCCGTTCTTCACCACCAAGCCCGTCGGTGAGGGCACCGGTCTCGGCCTGGACATCTCCTGGCGGATCGTCGTCAACAAGCACCACGGAAGCCTTCAGGTCGAGTCCGTCCCGGGCGACACCCGCTTCCAGGTGCTGCTCCCGCTGACCGCACCGGAACCCGAACCCGAACCCGAACCCGAACCCGAGTCTGAGTCGGAGACCGCATCCGCATCCGCGTCCGTCCCCGAGCCCTCCGAGGAGCCCGCATGA
- a CDS encoding TOPRIM nucleotidyl transferase/hydrolase domain-containing protein: MADMVAFGDAVTAWAAGDAGGLGDVGHAGEAADAARELAARLPVRTVVLLEGASDAEAVDALAVRRGRNLAAEGVCVLPMGGAMSVARFAGFLGPRGLGLRLTGLCDEAERGFYERGWERAGAPPQGFFVCAADLEDELIRALGVARVHELVREEGDDRALQTFLRQPAQQGRAAQQQVRRFLGTKKGRKIRYGRVLVEALDPGRVPAPLDGLFASL, translated from the coding sequence ATGGCTGACATGGTGGCGTTCGGGGATGCGGTGACCGCGTGGGCGGCCGGTGACGCCGGTGGACTCGGTGACGTGGGGCACGCCGGGGAGGCGGCGGACGCCGCGCGCGAGCTCGCCGCGCGACTGCCCGTACGGACCGTCGTGCTGCTCGAAGGCGCGAGCGACGCCGAAGCGGTCGACGCGCTGGCCGTGCGACGGGGCCGGAACCTGGCCGCCGAAGGGGTCTGTGTCCTGCCGATGGGCGGTGCGATGAGCGTCGCGCGCTTCGCCGGCTTCCTCGGACCGCGGGGCCTGGGCCTGCGCCTCACCGGCCTGTGCGACGAGGCGGAGCGCGGCTTCTACGAGCGCGGCTGGGAGCGGGCCGGTGCGCCGCCGCAGGGCTTCTTCGTCTGCGCGGCGGATCTGGAGGACGAGCTCATCCGCGCGCTGGGCGTGGCCCGGGTGCACGAGCTCGTCCGGGAGGAGGGGGACGACCGCGCCCTGCAGACCTTCCTGCGCCAGCCCGCGCAGCAGGGCCGCGCGGCGCAGCAGCAGGTGCGGCGCTTCCTCGGCACGAAGAAGGGGCGCAAGATCCGCTACGGCCGCGTCCTCGTCGAGGCCCTCGACCCCGGTCGCGTACCGGCGCCCCTCGACGGCTTGTTCGCGAGCCTGTAG
- a CDS encoding AraC family transcriptional regulator, which translates to MVSHAHQGTTSSALARLSVSVAQLVGIRPHGYAHLPGMAPQYLNDDLCRTPSATAIRIAELTTVHAPWTDMSVLLARESGIGTLGVWDYLITSAPTPLEGIRDAAAHFATVADPMTDGMRITEDGDRVTIGHVNRADIAHEAACGIRGYALGLYRRRLGEAAGRRLVPLHVSLATPAPPRHEGLTELYSTRKIEFEAPTSSITFRASDLSAPTPHAQPGLSAVLRRHAEQSLASAIPLHDWLDLFRTALVSAHDGGEPTLSSVARRMTISARTLQRRLEEHGTTWSEEVETVRRDHITRLLHDTDLSVDSIAARSGYADARALRRAVKRWYGTTPAALRRAGHGGDVQAGV; encoded by the coding sequence GTGGTCTCGCATGCACATCAGGGGACAACCTCCTCCGCCCTCGCCCGTCTGAGCGTCAGCGTCGCGCAGCTGGTCGGCATACGTCCGCACGGCTACGCCCACTTGCCGGGCATGGCGCCCCAGTACCTCAACGACGACCTGTGCCGTACTCCCTCGGCGACGGCCATCCGGATCGCGGAGCTCACGACGGTCCACGCCCCCTGGACCGACATGTCCGTGCTGCTGGCACGGGAGTCGGGCATCGGCACCCTGGGGGTCTGGGACTACCTGATCACCTCCGCGCCCACTCCGCTCGAAGGGATCCGGGACGCCGCGGCCCACTTCGCCACCGTCGCCGACCCCATGACGGACGGCATGCGGATCACCGAGGACGGCGACCGCGTCACCATCGGCCACGTCAATCGGGCCGACATAGCCCACGAGGCGGCCTGCGGCATCCGCGGCTACGCCCTCGGCCTGTACCGGCGCCGGCTCGGCGAGGCCGCGGGGCGGCGGCTCGTCCCCCTGCACGTGTCCCTCGCCACCCCGGCGCCGCCGCGGCACGAGGGCCTGACCGAGCTCTACAGCACCCGGAAGATCGAGTTCGAGGCCCCGACCAGCTCGATCACCTTCCGCGCCTCCGACCTGAGCGCCCCGACGCCGCACGCCCAGCCCGGGCTGTCGGCCGTGCTCCGCCGGCACGCCGAGCAGAGCCTCGCGAGCGCGATCCCGCTGCACGACTGGCTGGACCTGTTCCGTACCGCCCTGGTCTCCGCCCACGACGGGGGTGAGCCGACGCTCTCCTCGGTGGCGCGGCGCATGACCATCAGTGCGCGGACCCTCCAGCGCCGCCTCGAGGAACACGGGACGACGTGGAGCGAGGAGGTGGAGACCGTGCGGCGGGACCACATCACCCGGCTGCTCCACGACACCGACCTGAGCGTCGACTCGATCGCCGCCCGGAGCGGTTACGCCGACGCCCGCGCCCTGCGCCGGGCCGTCAAGCGCTGGTACGGGACCACGCCCGCGGCCCTGCGCCGCGCGGGGCACGGCGGCGACGTTCAGGCCGGGGTGTAG
- the cynR gene encoding transcriptional regulator CynR, with translation MAALELRHLRYLLAVAEHASFTRAAEELRISQPTLSQQIKQLESTIGVQLLDRTGRSGVRLTDAGETYVLHARRALRDLAAAERAVHDVADLSRGHLRLAVTPTFTAYLVGPLAAELHARHPGITLDVKDMAQDRIEAGLLADELDLGIAFDGPHLPGVTATPLYAETLSLVTAATPAAGPPHPPLPVTGLADRQLALLSGDFATRGHIDAYLADHRVRPRIAVEANSVQTLTEIVRRTDLATVLPDAVTEDHAHLAPVALEPALPTRTVALLRRENAYRSSAAGAFTRLTHEHVRARGYTPA, from the coding sequence ATGGCCGCCCTGGAACTCCGTCACCTGCGCTACCTGCTCGCCGTCGCCGAACACGCGAGCTTCACCCGCGCCGCCGAAGAGCTGCGGATCTCCCAGCCGACCCTGTCCCAGCAGATCAAGCAGCTCGAAAGCACCATCGGCGTCCAGCTCCTGGACCGCACCGGCCGCAGCGGCGTCCGCCTCACCGACGCCGGCGAGACCTACGTCCTCCACGCCCGCCGGGCCCTGCGTGACCTCGCCGCCGCGGAACGCGCCGTCCACGACGTCGCCGACCTCTCCCGGGGCCACCTCCGGCTGGCCGTGACCCCGACCTTCACCGCCTACCTCGTCGGGCCCCTGGCGGCGGAGCTCCACGCCCGCCACCCCGGCATCACCCTGGACGTCAAGGACATGGCCCAGGACCGCATCGAAGCCGGCCTGCTCGCCGACGAACTCGACCTGGGGATCGCCTTCGACGGCCCGCACCTGCCCGGTGTCACCGCGACCCCGCTGTACGCCGAGACCCTCAGCCTCGTCACCGCGGCCACCCCCGCAGCCGGCCCGCCGCACCCACCTTTGCCCGTGACGGGTCTGGCCGACCGCCAACTGGCTCTACTCAGCGGTGATTTCGCCACTCGTGGGCACATCGACGCCTACCTGGCCGACCACCGGGTACGGCCGCGCATCGCGGTGGAGGCCAATTCCGTGCAGACCCTCACCGAAATCGTCCGGCGCACCGACCTCGCGACCGTCCTGCCCGACGCGGTCACGGAGGACCACGCCCATCTGGCCCCGGTCGCCCTCGAACCTGCCCTGCCCACCCGCACCGTCGCCCTCCTGCGACGCGAGAACGCCTACCGGAGCTCCGCCGCAGGCGCGTTCACCCGGCTGACCCACGAGCACGTCCGAGCCCGCGGCTACACCCCGGCCTGA
- a CDS encoding alpha/beta hydrolase, with protein MIAAMPEPLIRVLHDETRPDLREPARPRPVRLYVWEPSRTGDAEDAEDSGEAPAPLVVVSHGTGGSGSDMEWLVAPLHAAGFRVVALDHHGNNFVDGYEPEGFLHPWERPRDITFALDVLAREQPLGPVGVAGFSIGGYTAAALAGARIDPGILWAVLTGEVPLPEIPEFPGVLEALRAKYPQEEAARRTLDGAGGDLSDPRVRAVFQMAPGIGSLVTRESLEAVRVPFAIRWGGADTITPYEADTRPYLECIPTASGRSIGPAVRHDDFFAPEPADPTARVRAGEDAAAFFLEQLG; from the coding sequence ATGATCGCCGCCATGCCGGAGCCGCTGATACGCGTCCTCCACGACGAGACCCGCCCGGACCTGCGGGAGCCGGCCCGTCCGCGGCCGGTCCGCCTGTACGTCTGGGAGCCGAGCCGCACGGGGGACGCGGAGGACGCAGAGGACTCGGGGGAAGCGCCCGCCCCGCTCGTCGTCGTCTCGCACGGCACCGGAGGTTCGGGCAGCGACATGGAGTGGCTGGTGGCCCCGTTGCACGCGGCGGGCTTCCGGGTGGTGGCCCTCGACCACCACGGAAACAACTTCGTCGACGGCTACGAGCCGGAGGGCTTCCTCCACCCCTGGGAACGGCCCCGGGACATCACCTTCGCCCTCGACGTGCTCGCCCGGGAACAGCCCCTCGGTCCGGTGGGCGTGGCGGGCTTCTCCATCGGCGGCTACACGGCCGCGGCACTGGCCGGGGCGCGCATCGACCCGGGGATCCTGTGGGCCGTGCTCACGGGCGAGGTGCCGCTGCCGGAGATCCCCGAGTTCCCCGGCGTACTGGAGGCCCTGCGCGCGAAGTACCCGCAGGAGGAGGCCGCGCGGCGCACGCTGGACGGCGCGGGCGGCGACCTCTCCGATCCCCGGGTGCGGGCGGTCTTCCAGATGGCTCCGGGAATCGGCTCCCTGGTGACCCGGGAGAGCCTGGAAGCCGTACGGGTACCGTTCGCCATCCGCTGGGGCGGAGCGGACACGATCACCCCGTACGAGGCCGACACGCGGCCCTACCTGGAGTGCATCCCCACCGCGAGCGGCCGCTCGATCGGCCCGGCCGTCCGGCACGACGACTTCTTCGCCCCCGAGCCCGCCGACCCGACCGCCCGGGTCCGGGCCGGCGAGGATGCCGCCGCCTTCTTCCTGGAGCAGCTGGGCTGA
- a CDS encoding serine hydrolase yields MRRTCTVLLCIAGLMGAALPAGTAAGLEPAAAAPGACVNTPGPAQGDALKVLTIAQQAQKEFGLNAVVLRVSTADGEVLTTALGESMTSVPAEPSMQFRTGSVAIVYMGAVLLQLVEEGKASLDDPVSRWLPDVPHGSEITLRMLGSSTSGLHDYVTDPAFLAELEAKPFRKWTAAEVIGIATDKPLLYEPGTNWSYSHANFALLGEALEKISGLPLDRLLKERVYGPLKLSATSNQYTPQIPEPVLHAFTSERGTYEESTFWNPSWTTTPGAVLVQNICDLDRSARGIGTGELLSAKSFKTQLDPGTIGLGHPTASCPDSICLLTNTAAHHFGLGVIVVDDWILTNPSFSGYAAIQAYLPAEKLAISVTVTQGPKSPAGNSAQTIAERISAALAPGHALKMR; encoded by the coding sequence GTGAGGCGTACTTGTACGGTCTTGCTGTGCATCGCCGGTCTGATGGGCGCGGCCCTACCGGCGGGGACCGCCGCGGGCCTGGAGCCGGCCGCCGCGGCCCCCGGGGCATGCGTGAACACGCCCGGTCCCGCCCAGGGCGACGCGCTCAAGGTCCTCACCATCGCGCAGCAGGCCCAGAAGGAGTTCGGCCTGAACGCGGTGGTCCTGCGGGTCTCCACCGCGGACGGCGAGGTGCTCACCACGGCCCTCGGGGAATCGATGACGAGCGTCCCGGCCGAGCCGTCCATGCAGTTCCGTACGGGGTCCGTGGCCATCGTCTACATGGGCGCCGTCCTGCTCCAGCTCGTCGAGGAGGGCAAGGCCTCGCTCGACGACCCCGTGTCCCGCTGGCTGCCGGACGTTCCGCACGGATCCGAGATCACCCTGCGCATGCTGGGCAGTTCCACCTCCGGCCTGCACGACTACGTCACCGACCCGGCCTTCCTGGCCGAGTTGGAGGCCAAACCGTTCCGCAAGTGGACGGCGGCCGAGGTCATCGGCATCGCCACGGACAAGCCGCTCCTCTACGAGCCGGGCACCAACTGGAGTTATTCGCACGCCAACTTCGCCCTGCTCGGCGAGGCGCTGGAGAAGATCAGCGGCCTCCCGCTGGACCGGCTGCTGAAGGAGCGCGTGTACGGCCCGCTCAAGCTGAGCGCGACCAGCAACCAGTACACCCCGCAGATCCCGGAACCGGTCCTGCACGCCTTCACCTCCGAGCGCGGCACCTACGAGGAGTCCACCTTTTGGAACCCCTCCTGGACCACGACCCCCGGTGCGGTCCTGGTCCAGAACATCTGCGACCTGGACCGGTCCGCGCGCGGCATCGGGACCGGCGAACTGCTGTCCGCGAAGTCCTTCAAGACCCAGCTCGACCCGGGCACCATCGGCCTCGGCCACCCGACGGCCTCCTGCCCGGACAGCATCTGCCTCCTGACCAACACGGCGGCCCACCACTTCGGACTGGGCGTGATCGTCGTCGACGACTGGATCCTGACGAACCCGTCCTTCTCCGGCTACGCGGCCATCCAGGCCTACCTGCCGGCGGAGAAGCTCGCCATCTCCGTCACCGTGACCCAGGGCCCCAAGAGCCCCGCGGGCAATTCGGCCCAGACCATAGCCGAACGCATTTCCGCCGCCCTCGCCCCCGGACACGCGCTCAAGATGCGCTGA
- a CDS encoding carbonic anhydrase — MHDLIEGVAQFRREVYPAKAELFARLATTHRPRTLFISCSDARVVPELITQSEPGELFVIRTAGNLVPAHAPGTDGVAASIEYAVAVLGVSDIVVCGHSACGAMTSLAERHDLSGAPAVAGWLRHADASLARTGTAPDARRVDALVRENVLAQLANLATHPSVARALAAGSVTLRGWVYDIRAGGVEELGTSRAASPAG; from the coding sequence ATGCACGACCTCATCGAGGGCGTCGCTCAGTTCCGGCGGGAGGTCTACCCGGCCAAGGCGGAGCTCTTCGCCCGGCTGGCGACGACCCACCGGCCGCGCACCCTGTTCATCAGCTGCTCCGATGCCCGTGTGGTGCCGGAGCTGATCACCCAGAGCGAGCCGGGCGAGCTGTTCGTCATCCGGACCGCGGGCAACCTCGTGCCCGCCCACGCCCCCGGCACGGACGGGGTGGCGGCCAGCATCGAGTACGCCGTGGCCGTCCTGGGTGTGAGCGACATCGTGGTCTGCGGGCACTCCGCCTGCGGGGCGATGACGTCCCTGGCCGAGCGGCACGACCTCAGCGGGGCCCCGGCGGTCGCCGGCTGGCTGCGCCACGCGGACGCCTCGCTCGCCCGTACCGGCACCGCGCCAGACGCGCGGAGGGTCGATGCCCTGGTACGGGAGAACGTGCTCGCGCAGTTGGCGAACCTGGCCACCCATCCCTCGGTGGCCCGCGCCCTGGCCGCGGGGTCGGTGACCCTGCGCGGCTGGGTCTACGACATCCGGGCCGGGGGCGTCGAGGAGCTCGGCACCTCCCGGGCGGCCTCCCCGGCGGGCTGA